Proteins encoded by one window of Bubalus bubalis isolate 160015118507 breed Murrah chromosome 4, NDDB_SH_1, whole genome shotgun sequence:
- the LOC123333278 gene encoding ADP-ribosylation factor 2-like — MGNVFEKLFKSLFGKKEMRILMVGLDAAGKTTILYKLKLGEIVTTIPTIGFNVETVEYKNISFTVWDVGGQDKIRPLWRHYFQNTQGLIFVVDSNDRERVNEAREELTRMLAEDELRDAVLLVFVNKQDLPNAMNTAEITDKLGLHSLRQRNWYIQATCATSGDGLYEGLDWLSNQLKNQK, encoded by the coding sequence ATGGGGAACGTTtttgaaaaattgtttaaaagtcTCTTTGGGAAAAAGGAGATGCGGATTCTTATGGTGGGTTTGGATGCCGCTGGAAAAACCACCATCTTGTACAAACTGAAGCTGGGAGAGATTGTGACCACCATCCCCACGATAGGTTTCAACGTGGAGACAGTAGAATATAAAAACATCAGCTTCACAGTCTGGGATGTCGGCGGCCAGGACAAAATCAGACCTCTGTGGCGACATTATTTCCAGAACACACAAGGTCTGATTTTCGTGGTCGACAGTAATGACAGAGAGCGGGTCAATGAAGCCCGAGAAGAACTAACCAGAATGTTAGCTGAAGACGAGCTCAGAGATGCAGTCTTATTGGTGTTTGTAAATAaacaggatcttcccaatgctATGAACACAGCAGAGATAACAGACAAGCTTGGCTTACATTCCCTCCGCCAGAGAAACTGGTACATTCAGGCCACTTGCGCCACCAGTGGAGATGGGCTTTATGAAGGCCTGGACTGGCTCTCCAACCAGCTCAAAAACCAGAAGTGA